A genomic window from Thermovenabulum gondwanense includes:
- a CDS encoding SHOCT domain-containing protein: protein MMCILFLLVIAFILLNSKGIFERFDRFDKNNALALLNEKYAKGEISDDEYEKRKKILST, encoded by the coding sequence ATGATGTGTATTTTATTTTTGTTAGTCATCGCCTTTATATTATTAAACTCTAAGGGAATTTTTGAAAGATTTGACAGGTTTGATAAAAATAATGCCTTAGCCCTTTTAAACGAAAAATACGCAAAGGGCGAAATATCCGATGATGAATACGAAAAAAGAAAAAAAATATTAAGCACATAG
- a CDS encoding PAS domain-containing protein, with product MEKDFIHKLPVAITVCDKEGKIIYMNEKSCETFKEDGGEDLIGENVLDCHPKGAREKLEQMLSKGEKNCYTIEKKGVKKLIYQTPWYDEKGEYAGFVELSLEIPWDMPHFVRG from the coding sequence ATGGAAAAAGATTTTATCCATAAACTGCCCGTAGCGATTACCGTATGCGATAAAGAAGGAAAAATAATTTATATGAATGAAAAGTCCTGCGAGACCTTTAAAGAAGACGGAGGGGAAGACCTTATAGGGGAAAATGTCCTGGACTGCCATCCCAAAGGTGCCAGGGAAAAATTAGAGCAAATGCTTTCCAAAGGGGAAAAAAACTGTTACACCATCGAAAAAAAGGGTGTAAAAAAATTAATTTATCAAACCCCCTGGTACGATGAAAAGGGAGAATATGCCGGCTTTGTGGAACTTTCTTTGGAAATTCCCTGGGACATGCCGCACTTTGTCAGGGGCTGA
- a CDS encoding GntR family transcriptional regulator, with protein MKLPVYLKIAADIREKILKGELRPGDAIYSEHELCREYNASRMTVRKGLAILLNEGYIYSIQGKGNYVKEPEHDKYVLYFNEIKSITGKVNNMKLLKADIIKPPVDICNLLQISESKNVVLIERLFYEDDEPVAYDKKFLVYFKGMPIIEKELIFYTFPELVAKSFDVYTMKKELTIYAKMPDEFLKDKLKISELMPLMVVEQKLYNKDNRPVGFGTVYFRGDYFKLFAQASLSDDNNKKLVKENFFSP; from the coding sequence ATGAAGCTGCCGGTATATCTTAAAATTGCTGCAGATATTAGAGAAAAAATTTTAAAAGGGGAATTAAGACCGGGGGATGCGATATATTCCGAGCATGAATTGTGCCGGGAATACAATGCGAGCAGGATGACCGTAAGGAAAGGGCTTGCGATATTATTAAACGAAGGGTATATTTATTCCATTCAAGGCAAGGGAAATTACGTAAAGGAACCGGAACACGACAAATACGTGCTTTATTTCAATGAAATAAAAAGCATTACCGGAAAAGTAAACAATATGAAGCTGTTAAAGGCAGACATTATAAAGCCTCCCGTAGATATATGCAACCTTTTGCAGATTTCGGAAAGCAAAAATGTGGTTTTGATAGAAAGGCTGTTCTATGAGGACGACGAACCTGTGGCGTACGATAAAAAATTTTTGGTTTACTTTAAAGGTATGCCCATTATTGAAAAAGAATTAATATTTTACACCTTCCCCGAACTTGTTGCAAAAAGCTTTGATGTTTACACTATGAAAAAGGAGCTAACCATTTACGCTAAAATGCCCGATGAATTCCTCAAAGATAAGCTTAAAATCTCCGAGTTAATGCCACTGATGGTGGTAGAGCAAAAGCTTTACAATAAAGACAACAGGCCCGTAGGTTTCGGCACGGTATATTTTAGAGGAGATTATTTTAAATTATTTGCTCAGGCTTCGCTTTCGGATGATAATAATAAAAAATTAGTGAAAGAAAATTTTTTCTCTCCTTGA
- a CDS encoding cobalamin B12-binding domain-containing protein has protein sequence MERLLDKSIVKAVEELNEDNVLMLVKNSLEQGVDPFYLLNLVKKGMDRVGRRYENKEYYIADLIMAGIIFKEVLNIIKNTDVFKYSQKMFMGKVVLGTVKGDLHDIGKEIFKGLMEASGFNVIDLGVDVPKETFVKTVELYRPEIVGMSSVLTFTVDSMKDIVDALIEADLRKDVFVIAGGSHLNQELCRYIGADYFTNDALKGVKKCKEWIEKIKNKEMQK, from the coding sequence ATGGAAAGGCTGCTGGATAAGTCCATTGTGAAAGCGGTGGAGGAGCTCAATGAGGATAATGTACTTATGCTGGTAAAAAACTCCTTGGAACAGGGGGTAGATCCTTTCTATTTATTGAACTTAGTGAAAAAAGGCATGGACAGGGTAGGCAGGCGATACGAAAATAAGGAGTATTATATTGCAGACCTTATTATGGCAGGTATTATATTTAAAGAGGTATTGAATATTATTAAAAACACCGATGTGTTCAAATACTCCCAGAAAATGTTCATGGGGAAAGTGGTTCTCGGCACGGTAAAAGGGGATTTGCACGATATAGGGAAGGAAATTTTCAAGGGGCTTATGGAGGCCAGCGGTTTTAACGTGATTGACCTGGGGGTAGATGTGCCCAAGGAAACATTTGTGAAGACCGTTGAGCTCTATAGGCCGGAAATAGTAGGCATGAGCAGCGTCCTCACCTTTACAGTAGATTCCATGAAGGATATAGTAGACGCACTGATTGAGGCGGATTTGCGGAAGGACGTGTTCGTAATTGCAGGAGGTAGTCATTTGAATCAGGAGTTATGCCGGTACATAGGCGCTGATTATTTTACTAATGATGCATTGAAAGGTGTAAAAAAGTGTAAGGAATGGATTGAAAAAATTAAGAATAAGGAGATGCAAAAATGA
- a CDS encoding amidohydrolase family protein, translating to MYIDCHIHIALMGERTKEYRDRILMGDFFPLQEVLKKYKDKNILYLRDGGDRYGISLKARELGKEFGMVLKTPVYAFSKKGKYGNFLGIPISGMDDFNREFKNLLKLKPDHFKLIISGIVDFNYPDRVTEELNFAFDEIYYMIQKAKDKNLRVMVHANSSKAVQAAVKAGADTVEHGYFISKEELYLMAENDVIWVPTVSPLGNLIEKEDKKFKNQLENIRRIYLKHIENIKEAFELGIKVTVGSDAGTYGVDHADGFFNEIRHLKNTGLDEAKIMDKVFKNGIRLFL from the coding sequence ATGTATATTGATTGCCATATTCACATTGCATTGATGGGAGAACGCACAAAGGAATACCGCGACAGGATACTTATGGGAGATTTCTTTCCTTTACAGGAGGTTTTAAAAAAGTACAAAGATAAAAACATACTCTACTTGAGGGATGGAGGAGATAGATACGGCATATCTTTAAAGGCAAGGGAACTGGGTAAGGAGTTTGGAATGGTTCTAAAAACTCCTGTTTACGCCTTTTCAAAAAAGGGAAAATACGGTAATTTTCTCGGGATACCCATATCGGGGATGGACGATTTTAACAGAGAATTCAAAAACCTTCTCAAATTAAAACCGGATCATTTTAAACTAATTATATCCGGAATTGTGGATTTTAATTATCCCGACCGGGTTACCGAAGAGCTAAATTTTGCATTTGATGAGATATATTATATGATACAAAAAGCAAAAGACAAAAACCTCCGGGTAATGGTGCATGCGAATTCTTCAAAAGCGGTGCAAGCTGCGGTAAAAGCCGGAGCCGATACCGTAGAGCACGGATACTTTATTTCGAAGGAAGAGTTGTATTTAATGGCGGAAAATGATGTTATCTGGGTCCCCACTGTTTCACCGCTGGGAAACCTGATCGAAAAGGAAGATAAAAAATTTAAAAATCAGCTGGAAAATATAAGAAGGATTTATTTGAAACATATTGAAAATATAAAAGAGGCTTTTGAATTGGGTATAAAAGTAACTGTCGGGAGTGATGCGGGCACTTACGGTGTGGACCACGCAGATGGCTTTTTTAATGAAATACGGCATTTGAAAAATACAGGATTAGATGAAGCAAAGATAATGGACAAAGTTTTTAAAAACGGTATAAGGCTTTTTTTGTAA
- a CDS encoding methyltetrahydrofolate cobalamin methyltransferase, which produces MIIIGEKINGTIPSVGQAIQNRDENFIRDLAIRQAEAGADYIDVCAGTSPEEEPDTLKWLMDIVQDAVDKPLCIDSPNPKTIEAVFKYAKKPGIINSVSGEGNKCEIIYPLIQGTPWQVIALTCDDRGIPSDVNTRVEISKVLVEKALKYDIQPERIHIDPLVISLPTDNQSLLKFVETMNIIKQMYPTVKITSGLSNISFGMPYRKIVNMCFLTIAVFSGMDSAIMDPCNRDMLAAVLATEALIGKDRYCRKYNNAYRKGLIGVKKEG; this is translated from the coding sequence ATGATAATAATTGGAGAAAAAATAAACGGGACTATTCCATCGGTGGGACAGGCGATTCAAAACCGGGATGAAAATTTTATCCGGGATTTAGCAATAAGGCAGGCGGAAGCTGGTGCCGATTACATTGATGTTTGCGCCGGGACATCACCCGAGGAAGAACCGGATACCTTAAAATGGTTGATGGATATCGTGCAGGATGCGGTTGATAAACCCCTTTGCATCGACAGCCCCAATCCTAAGACCATAGAAGCGGTTTTCAAGTACGCTAAAAAGCCCGGGATTATAAATTCCGTATCGGGCGAAGGGAACAAATGTGAAATAATCTACCCCTTAATCCAGGGGACACCCTGGCAGGTAATAGCCCTTACCTGTGACGACAGGGGGATACCTTCCGATGTGAACACCCGGGTGGAGATATCAAAAGTGCTGGTAGAAAAAGCCCTGAAGTACGATATACAGCCGGAGAGAATACATATAGATCCTCTTGTAATATCGTTGCCCACGGATAATCAGTCTCTGCTGAAATTTGTTGAAACGATGAACATCATAAAGCAAATGTACCCAACGGTTAAGATAACTTCCGGTTTAAGCAATATTTCCTTTGGCATGCCTTACAGGAAAATAGTAAATATGTGCTTTTTAACCATTGCCGTTTTTTCCGGAATGGATTCGGCTATTATGGATCCGTGCAATAGAGACATGCTCGCGGCGGTACTGGCAACAGAGGCCCTTATCGGCAAAGATAGATACTGCAGGAAGTACAACAACGCTTACAGGAAGGGATTAATAGGAGTGAAAAAAGAGGGTTAA
- a CDS encoding ASKHA domain-containing protein, with amino-acid sequence MGKHLVKFIPDNIEVMVEDDVRLKDVIVQKGIKFEFPCGGVGKCKKCTVDIIKNDRRINTLACQVMVKEDMVVEIARKDKNYSILDKGEERKVDVQPVIRKVKVKTSNPSLEDNRDDWSRVKESLGMEETGVKLNVLQDLPEKIRDGNFEVTLIFSGDEVIAVESKDTTDRLLGMAFDIGTTTLVGYLIDLNTGKELTHVSSLNPQTKYGADVISRIIYASQTKEGLEKLHEEVVGEMNNLIKKASGDTGYKPEDIYAVTVAGNTTMHHLFFKILPRYLASAPYVPVVKDSLTVDASEIGIKINPAGKVIALPNIAGFVGADTVAAALAAEMDRAEELKLLIDIGTNGEIVLGTKDRLFACSTAAGPAFEGAHISCGMRGATGAIDHITVGEDYKYTVIGNTMPAGICGSGLLDAVAELLKIGIVDKKGRILRPEQITNDIGMRYKERIRNINGIPSFILENETSTGKPVYINQKDIRELQLAKGAIAAGIQVLLTLYGAKVEDIKEVLLAGAFGNYLKPESACKIGLIPHELEGKIKGIGNAAGVGAKLVLLSKRELERAKQLSKKIKYVELSAVKEFNSFFANNIGF; translated from the coding sequence ATGGGAAAACATCTTGTAAAATTTATTCCGGATAATATAGAAGTAATGGTCGAAGACGACGTTAGATTAAAAGACGTAATTGTTCAAAAGGGTATAAAGTTTGAATTTCCCTGCGGTGGAGTAGGTAAGTGCAAAAAATGTACGGTGGATATCATAAAAAATGACCGGAGAATAAATACCTTAGCATGCCAGGTAATGGTAAAAGAAGATATGGTTGTGGAAATTGCCAGGAAGGATAAAAATTACAGCATTCTGGATAAGGGAGAAGAACGCAAGGTAGATGTGCAGCCGGTTATAAGGAAGGTGAAGGTAAAAACTTCAAATCCCTCCTTAGAAGACAACAGGGATGACTGGAGCCGGGTAAAAGAAAGCTTGGGGATGGAAGAAACAGGTGTTAAACTTAATGTGCTGCAGGACCTTCCGGAAAAAATCCGGGATGGTAATTTTGAAGTCACCCTTATCTTTTCTGGAGACGAAGTAATTGCCGTGGAAAGTAAGGATACCACGGATAGGTTACTGGGCATGGCTTTTGATATCGGTACCACCACCCTGGTAGGGTATTTAATAGACCTGAATACGGGAAAGGAACTTACCCATGTTTCCTCCCTTAATCCGCAGACCAAGTACGGTGCGGATGTAATTTCAAGGATAATATACGCTTCGCAAACGAAAGAGGGCCTGGAGAAACTGCACGAAGAAGTAGTCGGGGAGATGAATAATCTAATAAAAAAAGCATCCGGGGATACGGGATACAAGCCCGAGGATATCTATGCGGTTACGGTAGCCGGAAACACTACCATGCATCATCTTTTTTTCAAAATACTCCCTCGCTATTTGGCCAGCGCCCCTTACGTTCCTGTAGTAAAGGATAGTTTAACGGTAGATGCTTCGGAAATCGGGATAAAAATAAACCCTGCGGGGAAGGTGATAGCATTACCCAACATCGCAGGCTTTGTAGGGGCGGATACGGTGGCTGCTGCCCTGGCGGCCGAGATGGATAGGGCAGAGGAATTAAAACTTTTGATCGACATAGGTACAAATGGAGAAATAGTGCTTGGGACGAAAGATAGGCTTTTTGCCTGCTCTACCGCAGCCGGTCCTGCCTTTGAAGGTGCTCATATATCCTGCGGGATGAGAGGAGCTACCGGGGCGATAGATCATATTACAGTTGGTGAGGATTATAAATACACTGTAATAGGAAACACTATGCCGGCAGGAATTTGCGGGTCCGGGTTGCTGGATGCGGTGGCAGAACTTTTAAAAATAGGTATAGTGGATAAAAAGGGAAGGATTTTAAGACCCGAGCAGATTACTAATGATATTGGAATGCGGTATAAAGAAAGGATCAGAAATATTAATGGAATACCATCCTTTATACTGGAAAACGAAACTTCTACGGGCAAACCGGTATACATAAATCAGAAGGATATTCGTGAACTTCAATTGGCAAAGGGAGCTATTGCAGCTGGAATCCAGGTTCTCTTAACATTATACGGGGCAAAAGTAGAAGATATTAAGGAAGTACTTCTCGCAGGGGCCTTCGGTAACTATTTAAAACCCGAAAGTGCATGCAAAATTGGGTTGATTCCCCACGAGCTGGAAGGAAAAATCAAAGGGATAGGTAATGCGGCAGGGGTAGGAGCAAAATTAGTCCTTTTATCCAAACGCGAGTTAGAAAGGGCAAAACAGCTTTCTAAAAAAATTAAGTATGTGGAACTAAGTGCGGTAAAGGAATTCAACAGCTTTTTCGCAAACAATATAGGATTCTGA